The following proteins are co-located in the Amphiprion ocellaris isolate individual 3 ecotype Okinawa chromosome 7, ASM2253959v1, whole genome shotgun sequence genome:
- the tmprss4a gene encoding transmembrane protease serine 4a isoform X2, with translation MTAPKTPKAKTCNWKKVLLIILTVVVLLAILVTAGYFIKVLIDSKYFFCKRSVKFIPIDQACDGNDDCAGGEDEITCVSSFTVNTTFPVRLTSSRHVLQVHSPVSGWRSVCSDDWTMQHTETACKQLGYTNQPQSTNVRVDALVSSLKTGPFTAIRPGTTSTPIHQATVDRSVCRSGSVISLSCSDCGHGGPQERIVGGSDALIEDWPWQVSLQQGGQHTCGGSLVSSRWVVTAAHCFTGSKKELSRWRVVSGRTYMSTLGGSYVDRIIVNGNYDPAQNDYDIAMMRLSSPITVGEGRKPVCLPPKAFGLAAGDMMTVTGWGYLEEDGKVSPSLQKAQVPLIDRRVCSSPQVYGSSVTQNMICAGFLEGKVDACQGDSGGPLVHLSSSQWRLIGVVSWGVGCARENRPGVYCHVEQMLNWIRTVIEKNP, from the exons ATGACGGCTCCAAAGACTCCGAAAGCCAAGACTTGCAATTGGAAGAAAGTGCTGCTGATTATCCTGACAGTTGTGGTGTTACTGGCGATACTGGTCACTGCAGGATACTTCA tTAAGGTGCTGATTGACAGCAAATACTTCTTCTGCAAACGTTCGGTCAAGTTCATCCCCATAGACCAAGCCTGTGACGGGAACGATGACTGTGCTGGGGGGGAAGATGAAATTACTTGTGTGTCAAGCTTTACAGTCAACACTACATTTCCAG TGCGTCTCACATCAAGTCGGCATGTTCTCCAAGTGCACAGTCCAGTCTCAGGATGGCGGAGTGTGTGTAGTGATGACTGGACAATGCAGCACACAGAGACGGCATGTAAACAACTGGGATACACAAA TCAACCTCAGAGCACAAATGTCCGAGTGGATGCTTTAGTGTCGTCCCTGAAAACTGGACCATTCACAGCTATCAGGCCTGGAACTACAAGCACACCAATACATCAGGCTACAGTCGACCG CAGCGTATGCAGATCTGGCTCTGTGATATCATTGTCCTGTTCTG ATTGTGGACATGGTGGGCCTCAGGAACGTATTGTCGGGGGTTCAGATGCTTTGATTGAAGACTGGCCCTGGCAAGTCAGTCTGCAGCAGGGTGGACAGCACACATGTGGAGGCTCTCTGGTGTCGTCTCGCTGGGTAGTCACTGCCGCCCACTGCTTTACTGG CAGTAAAAAGGAGCTGAGTCGGTGGAGAGTGGTGTCAGGCCGGACATACATGAGCACACTGGGAGGTTCATATGTGGACAGGATCATAGTGAATGGAAACTACGATCCAGCACAGAACGACTACGACATTGCAATGATGAGACTGAGCAGCCCAATCACAGTGGGAG AGGGCCGCAAACCAGTTTGTCTGCCCCCGAAAGCTTTTGGCCTTGCTGCTGGAGACATGATGACTGTGACAGGCTGGGGATACCTGGAGGAAGATG GTAAAGTTTCTCCCTCACTGCAAAAGGCCCAAGTCCCTCTGATAGACCGGCgtgtgtgttccagcccccaAGTCTATGGTAGCTCTGTAACGCAAAATATGATCTGTGCTGGTTTCCTGGAGGGGAAAGTGGATGCCTGTCAG GGAGACAGTGGAGGTCCTTTGGTGCACTTGTCCTCTTCTCAGTGGAGATTAATAGGAGTGGTGAGCTGGGGAGTGGGCTGTGCTCGGGAGAATAGGCCGGGGGTCTACTGCCACGTGGAACAGATGCTCAACTGGATTCGTACAGTCATCGAG AAAAACCCTTGA
- the cep57 gene encoding centrosomal protein of 57 kDa isoform X2 — protein sequence METLSKTAAADATRGKEPCPPPAASRVVSESLSLPSYKDYPAHRPLINTLVHHTPQTHTHHFSRSPSPSKAFPETSSAAILSALRNLQEKIRRLELEKGHADLSHHSVGKDVSHTFLQNEKVNQRLTNNQTDTERKMSGQSNCNQVLITHLAAAESRCVKLERQLDHMRRMLRSARTETTSLLKQQASMDRSADHQPDAVSEHAQLDKLERLEQEYLRLTHTQNNAEMKIHELEMKLQEEEHQRKLIQDKANQLQTGLEANRILLKSVSPCLSNRQSKERKSNLKKSSPQLSCTQPHYRLSLRDVPFVAGTSVGFSHSVRANVQSVLSLLKQHQPHLCNSRVLSHNTNSSETGSRRHSDSSSSSSSTGGEELSDLLQALQEELRLMSLEHDELMRQLEDSVSEQKRKELRREQERLLMKMERKGEQISKLYKHKSQIKKLRKEANSRQNRRNELELKGGRCLTTGDTVNTASCMESHGLPEKIHQSPAVYQRGLKHSCTTDTCSHTQ from the exons ATGGAGACGCTGTCAAAAACAGCCGCAGCTGATGCTACACGCGGCAAG GAGCCCtgtccaccaccagcagccagCAGAGTCGTGTCTGAGAGCCTGTCACTGCCATCTTACAAAGACTATCCTGCTCATCGTCCCCTCATCAACACACTTGTGCATCACacaccccaaacacacacacatcacttcAGTCGTTCGCCGTCACCCAGCAAAGCCTTCCCAGAGACCAGCAGTGCAG CGATCTTATCTGCCCTGAGGAATCTCCAGGAGAAGATCAGGAGGTTGGAGCTGGAGAAAGGACATGCAGACCTCAGTCATCATTCTGTGGGAAAAGATGTGTCACACACTTTTCTGCAGAATGAAAAAGTTAACCAGAGACTCACAAATAatcagacagacacagaaaggAAGATGAGTGGCCAATCCAACTGCAACCAAG TGTTGATCACCCACCTTGCTGCTGCAGAGTCTCGCTGTGTGAAGCTGGAACGACAGCTGGATCACATGAGGAGGATGTTGCGCAGCGCCAGGACAGAGACGACCAGCCTGCTCAAGCAGCAG GCTTCCATGGATCGATCAGCTGATCACCAGCCTGACGCCGTCTCTGAGCATGCTCAGTTGGACAAACTGGAGCGACTTGAACAGGAGTATCTcaggctgacacacacacagaacaatgCTGAG ATGAAGATTCATGAGCTGGAGATGAAACTACAGGAGGAGGAGCACCAGAGAAAGCTCATCCAGGATAAGGCTAACCAG CTACAGACAGGTTTGGAGGCCAACAGGATTTTGCTGAAGTCAGTGTCTCCGTGTCTGTCCAACAGACAGTCCAAAGAGAGGAAGTCCAATTTAAAG AAATCGTCCCCACAGCTGTCCTGCACACAGCCACACTATAGACTGAGCCTCAGAGATGTACCTTTTGTTGCTGGAACG TCAGTGGGCTTCAGCCACTCAGTCAGAGCCAACGTCCAGTCGGTTTTATCTCTCCTGAAGCAACACCAGCCGCACCTCTGCAACAGCCGCGTCCTCTCTCACAACACAAACAGCTCTGAGACGGGCAGCCGAAGGCATTCGGAcagctcctcttcttcctcctccactggTGGGGAGGAACTGTCAGATCTGCTACAAGCCCTGCAGGAGGAGCTGCGACTCATGAGCTT GGAACACGATGAGTTGATGAGGCAGCTGGAGGACAGCGTGTctgaacagaaaagaaaagaacttCGGAGGGAGCAGGAGAGGCTGTTGATgaaaatggagaggaaaggagagcaGATCAGTAAGctgtacaaacacaaatcacaG ATAAAAAAGTTACGAAAGGAAGCAAATTCCAGGCAGAACAGGAGAAATGAG TTAGAGTTAAAGGGGGGAAGATGCCTCACTACTGGAGACACTGTCAACACTGCATCCTGCATGGAGAGTCATGGCCTCCCTGAAAAGATCCATCAGAGCCCAGCTGTCTACCAGCGAGGGCTCAAGCATTCATGCACAACAGACACATGCAGCCATACTCAATGA
- the mre11a gene encoding double-strand break repair protein MRE11: protein MSSENTLDDEDTFKILIATDVHLGYLEKDAIRCNDSYNTLNEILKCAKTNQVDFILLGGDLFHENKPSRRCLHSCITMLRQYCMGDSPIRFNILSDQTVNFNTTQFPWVNYQDENLNISIPVFSIHGNHDDPTGAEGLCALDLLSASGLVNHFGHSHSVERIEISPILLQKGSTKLALYGLGSIPDERLYRMFVNNQVTMLRPKEDQDKWFNLFTIHQNRSKHGPTNYIPEQFLDDFLDLVVWGHEHECLIAPTRNEQQLFYVTQPGSSVATSLSPGEATKKHIGLLRVKGRKMNLHKIPLKTVRQFFIQDVVLGDYQDLFTPDTPHATKKVEEFCYAKVTEMLEEAERERLGCPLTPEKPLIRLRVDYSGGFETFNTSRFSQRFVDRVANPKDIIHFLRRREQKEDIKDEVNVDYGKLIKTAAVEGLRVEDLVKQYFEAAEQKVQLSLLTEQGMGKAIQEFVDKDEKDAIEELITYQLEKTQRHLQARGVTTEQDIDAEIQLFRDSKKNTTEEENEIREAMNRARAHRLERGDNALDADILDELAEPMDSDEGSVPFPAPTRGRGRGSRGRGGRGRGRGAAASEPKPTGRGRAQKSPAATQSRSIMQAFQAPSQRSSWKGATTSYTADAISIDDSDEDTPVIKTTRPPPKPASSSSSFTKYSSQSQSQSSKGVAFDDSDDEEEVNPFRGPSHHSRR, encoded by the exons ATGTCCTCAGAAAACACCTT GGATGATGAGGATACCTTCAAGATCCTGATAGCTACAGATGTTCATCTCGGTTACCTCGAGAAGGATGCTATCCGTTGCAATGACTCCTACAACACGCTTAATGAAATTTTGAAATGTGCCAAAACAAATCAG GTGGATTTCATCCTCCTGGGAGGTGATTTGTTTCACGAGAACAAGCCATCACGCCGATGCCTCCACAGCTGCATCACCATGTTGAGACAGTACTGCATGGGAGACTCACCTATACGCTTCAACATCCTCAGTGACCAGACCGTCAACTTCAACACAACCCA GTTCCCCTGGGTTAACTATCAGGATGAAAACCTGAACATCTCTATACCTGTGTTCAGCATTCATGGCAACCACGATGACCCAACTGGA GCTGAAGGTTTGTGTGCATTGGATCTGCTGAGTGCTTCTGGTCTTGTCAATCACTTTGGTCACTCTCATTCAGTGGAGAGGATAGAAATTAGTCCCATTCTCCTGCAGAAAGGCAGCACCAAGCTGGCCTTGTATGGTCTTG GTTCTATCCCAGATGAGCGTTTGTACAGGATGTTTGTTAACAACCAGGTAACCATGCTTCGCCCCAAAGAAGACCAAGACAAATGGTTTAACCTCTTCACCATCCACCAGAACAG GAGTAAGCATGGCCCCACAAACtacattcctgagcagtttctggatgATTTTCTTGACCTGGTGGTGTGGGGTCACGAACATGAGTGTTTGATAGCACCGACCAGAAATGAGCAACAGCTCTTCTATGTGACGCAGCCTGGGAGCTCTGTGGCCACCTCCCTGTCCCCTGGAGAGGCTACCAAGaa GCACATCGGACTGCTGAGGGTGAAAGGTCGCAAGATGAACCTGCACAAGATCCCCCTAAAGACAGTGCGACAGTTCTTCATTCAAGATGTGGTGCTGGGTGACTACCAAGACCTCTTCACACCTGATACACCTCATGCCACAAAGAAGGTGGAGGAGTTCTGCTATGCAAAG GTCACAGAGATGTTAGAAGAAGCTGAGAGGGAAAGACTTGGATGTCCGCTCACCCCAGAGAAACCTCTAATTCGCCTAAGG GTGGACTACAGTGGAGGTTTTGAGACGTTTAACACTTCTCGTTTCAGTCAGAGGTTTGTGGACCGTGTCGCCAACCCAAAAGACATCATTCACTTTCTCAGACGCCGTGAGCAAAAAGAGGACATCAAAG ATGAGGTCAATGTTGACTATGGCAAGCTGataaaaacagctgctgttgAGGGGCTGAGAGTGGAGGACCTGGTTAAACAGTACTTTGAGGCAGCTGAACAA AAGGTGCAGCTGTCCCTGCTGACTGAGCAGGGCATGGGAAAGGCCATTCAGGAGTTTGTGGATAAAGATGAGAAGGATGCCATCGAGGAGCTCATCACCTACCAGTTAGAGAAGACGCAACGCCATCTGCAAGCCAGAGGAGTAACCACAGAGCAGGATATAGATGCAGAG aTTCAGTTGTTCAGAGACTCCAAGAAGAACACGACAGAGGAAGAGAATGAAATCAGAGAA GCCATGAACAGAGCCAGAGCTCACCGGTTGGAGCGTGGGGATAACGCTTTAGATGCAGATATACTAGATGAGCTTGCAGAGCCCATGGACTCCGATGAAGGCTCAGTTCCATTTCCTGCCCCGACACGAGGCAGAGGCCGAGGAAGCCGAGGACGAGGTGGaagggggagagggagag GTGCAGCTGCCTCTGAACCTAAGCCGACTGGTCGGGGTCGTGCCCAGAAGTCCCCAGCAGCAACCCAAAGCAGAAGCATTATGCAGG CATTTCAAGCTCCATCGCAGAGATCTTCTTGGAAAGGAGCCACCACATCGTACACAGCAGATGCA ATCAGCATTGATGACTCGGATGAAGATACACCTGTAATCAAAACTACCCGGCCCCCTCCAAA ACCTGCATCGTCATCCTCATCCTTCACAAAGTACAGCTCTCAGAGCCAGAGCCAGTCCTCTAAAGGAGTGGCATTTGATGAcagtgatgatgaggaggag gttaacCCATTCAGAGGCCCCAGCCATCATTCCCGGAGATAA
- the cep57 gene encoding centrosomal protein of 57 kDa isoform X1: METLSKTAAADATRGKEPCPPPAASRVVSESLSLPSYKDYPAHRPLINTLVHHTPQTHTHHFSRSPSPSKAFPETSSAAILSALRNLQEKIRRLELEKGHADLSHHSVGKDVSHTFLQNEKVNQRLTNNQTDTERKMSGQSNCNQVLITHLAAAESRCVKLERQLDHMRRMLRSARTETTSLLKQQASMDRSADHQPDAVSEHAQLDKLERLEQEYLRLTHTQNNAEMKIHELEMKLQEEEHQRKLIQDKANQLQTGLEANRILLKSVSPCLSNRQSKERKSNLKKSSPQLSCTQPHYRLSLRDVPFVAGTSVGFSHSVRANVQSVLSLLKQHQPHLCNSRVLSHNTNSSETGSRRHSDSSSSSSSTGGEELSDLLQALQEELRLMSLEHDELMRQLEDSVSEQKRKELRREQERLLMKMERKGEQISKLYKHKSQIKKLRKEANSRQNRRNEKRGEIEVKGKDRMTTYFLERNTGVSEQQIMGLHEGQMNSQRSNQPAFQKQHRDKLSLMPMTYGDSLSEPLPTSHMSAPQTCPPFKPSD, from the exons ATGGAGACGCTGTCAAAAACAGCCGCAGCTGATGCTACACGCGGCAAG GAGCCCtgtccaccaccagcagccagCAGAGTCGTGTCTGAGAGCCTGTCACTGCCATCTTACAAAGACTATCCTGCTCATCGTCCCCTCATCAACACACTTGTGCATCACacaccccaaacacacacacatcacttcAGTCGTTCGCCGTCACCCAGCAAAGCCTTCCCAGAGACCAGCAGTGCAG CGATCTTATCTGCCCTGAGGAATCTCCAGGAGAAGATCAGGAGGTTGGAGCTGGAGAAAGGACATGCAGACCTCAGTCATCATTCTGTGGGAAAAGATGTGTCACACACTTTTCTGCAGAATGAAAAAGTTAACCAGAGACTCACAAATAatcagacagacacagaaaggAAGATGAGTGGCCAATCCAACTGCAACCAAG TGTTGATCACCCACCTTGCTGCTGCAGAGTCTCGCTGTGTGAAGCTGGAACGACAGCTGGATCACATGAGGAGGATGTTGCGCAGCGCCAGGACAGAGACGACCAGCCTGCTCAAGCAGCAG GCTTCCATGGATCGATCAGCTGATCACCAGCCTGACGCCGTCTCTGAGCATGCTCAGTTGGACAAACTGGAGCGACTTGAACAGGAGTATCTcaggctgacacacacacagaacaatgCTGAG ATGAAGATTCATGAGCTGGAGATGAAACTACAGGAGGAGGAGCACCAGAGAAAGCTCATCCAGGATAAGGCTAACCAG CTACAGACAGGTTTGGAGGCCAACAGGATTTTGCTGAAGTCAGTGTCTCCGTGTCTGTCCAACAGACAGTCCAAAGAGAGGAAGTCCAATTTAAAG AAATCGTCCCCACAGCTGTCCTGCACACAGCCACACTATAGACTGAGCCTCAGAGATGTACCTTTTGTTGCTGGAACG TCAGTGGGCTTCAGCCACTCAGTCAGAGCCAACGTCCAGTCGGTTTTATCTCTCCTGAAGCAACACCAGCCGCACCTCTGCAACAGCCGCGTCCTCTCTCACAACACAAACAGCTCTGAGACGGGCAGCCGAAGGCATTCGGAcagctcctcttcttcctcctccactggTGGGGAGGAACTGTCAGATCTGCTACAAGCCCTGCAGGAGGAGCTGCGACTCATGAGCTT GGAACACGATGAGTTGATGAGGCAGCTGGAGGACAGCGTGTctgaacagaaaagaaaagaacttCGGAGGGAGCAGGAGAGGCTGTTGATgaaaatggagaggaaaggagagcaGATCAGTAAGctgtacaaacacaaatcacaG ATAAAAAAGTTACGAAAGGAAGCAAATTCCAGGCAGAACAGGAGAAATGAG AAGCGAGGAGAGATTGAGGTGAAGGGGAAGGACAGGATGACCACTTACTTTCTTGAAAGGAACACAGGAGTCAGTGAGCAGCAGATTATGGGACTCCATGAAGGACAGATGAACAGCCAGAGGAGCAACCAGCCAG CTTTTCAGAAGCAGCACAGAGACAAACTTTCCTTGATGCCGATGACATATGGAGACAGTTTGAGTGAACCCCTGCCAACATCACATATGTCTGCTCCCCAGACCTGCCCACCTTTCAAACCCAGTGACTGA
- the LOC118469510 gene encoding uncharacterized protein LOC118469510, translating to MLKPQQHGELLLHDSPPVFGKPWYWQRSSSTMESTRSLAQVIMEMRDEIKKLEAENRELRGHSGQRSFGATPGEAMPVSAAAKQQAGVEENPYVNLRRNASAPALEGQYKETTVMTVRRYSTSSSLSGVTMREGRIDRSRRANSGWGRLQEQVQHGNTVFGNSGNGEVGKVTNRHSLQEYVHKNRAKVKTVTFLLPVDDIYTSRPVLSKHQEEPKITDLAAITETDS from the exons ATGTTAAAACCGCAGCAGCACGGAGAGCTCCTGCTGCACGACTCCCCGCCGGTGTTCGGGAAACCGTGGTACTGGCagcgcagcagcagcaccatggagagcaccCGCAGCCTGGCGCAGGTCATCATGGAGATGCGCGATGAAATCAAGAAGCTGGAGGCGGAGAACCGGGAGCTGCGGGGACACAGTGGCCAGCGTTCATTTGGGGCAACGCCAGGAGAAGCCATGCCGGTGtctgcagcagcaaaacagCAGGCTGGAGTGGAGGAAAATCCCTACGTGAACCTGAGACGGAATGCGTCTGCGCCAGCGCTGGAGGGACAATACAAAG AGACCACTGTCATGACTGTCCGGAGATACTCCACCAGCTCCAGCTTGTCCGGTGTGACCATGAGAGAAGGGAGGATTGACCGGAGCAGGCGTGCAAACTCTGGATGGGGACGACTACAAGAACAAGTCCAGCATGGGAACACTGTCTTTGGTAATTCCGGCAATGGAGAGGTTGGAAAAGTGACCAATAGGCACTCTCTGCAGGAATATGTCCATAAAAACAG GGCCAAGGTAAAAACTGTCACCTTCCTCCTACCTGTGGATGACATTTACACCAGCAGGCCGGTTCTGTCCAAACACCAGGAGGAGCCTAAAATAACAGACCTGGCTGCCATAACTGAAACCGATTCTTGA
- the tmprss4a gene encoding transmembrane protease serine 4a isoform X1 — MWTTVQVPEESSRPLNPRPAVPRPGRHRKPMTAPKTPKAKTCNWKKVLLIILTVVVLLAILVTAGYFIKVLIDSKYFFCKRSVKFIPIDQACDGNDDCAGGEDEITCVSSFTVNTTFPVRLTSSRHVLQVHSPVSGWRSVCSDDWTMQHTETACKQLGYTNQPQSTNVRVDALVSSLKTGPFTAIRPGTTSTPIHQATVDRSVCRSGSVISLSCSDCGHGGPQERIVGGSDALIEDWPWQVSLQQGGQHTCGGSLVSSRWVVTAAHCFTGSKKELSRWRVVSGRTYMSTLGGSYVDRIIVNGNYDPAQNDYDIAMMRLSSPITVGEGRKPVCLPPKAFGLAAGDMMTVTGWGYLEEDGKVSPSLQKAQVPLIDRRVCSSPQVYGSSVTQNMICAGFLEGKVDACQGDSGGPLVHLSSSQWRLIGVVSWGVGCARENRPGVYCHVEQMLNWIRTVIEKNP, encoded by the exons ATGTGG ACAACTGTTCAGGTGCCTGAAGAAAGCTCTCGACCTTTAAATCCCAGGCCGGCAG TTCCACGGCCGGGCCGCCACAGAAAGCCCATGACGGCTCCAAAGACTCCGAAAGCCAAGACTTGCAATTGGAAGAAAGTGCTGCTGATTATCCTGACAGTTGTGGTGTTACTGGCGATACTGGTCACTGCAGGATACTTCA tTAAGGTGCTGATTGACAGCAAATACTTCTTCTGCAAACGTTCGGTCAAGTTCATCCCCATAGACCAAGCCTGTGACGGGAACGATGACTGTGCTGGGGGGGAAGATGAAATTACTTGTGTGTCAAGCTTTACAGTCAACACTACATTTCCAG TGCGTCTCACATCAAGTCGGCATGTTCTCCAAGTGCACAGTCCAGTCTCAGGATGGCGGAGTGTGTGTAGTGATGACTGGACAATGCAGCACACAGAGACGGCATGTAAACAACTGGGATACACAAA TCAACCTCAGAGCACAAATGTCCGAGTGGATGCTTTAGTGTCGTCCCTGAAAACTGGACCATTCACAGCTATCAGGCCTGGAACTACAAGCACACCAATACATCAGGCTACAGTCGACCG CAGCGTATGCAGATCTGGCTCTGTGATATCATTGTCCTGTTCTG ATTGTGGACATGGTGGGCCTCAGGAACGTATTGTCGGGGGTTCAGATGCTTTGATTGAAGACTGGCCCTGGCAAGTCAGTCTGCAGCAGGGTGGACAGCACACATGTGGAGGCTCTCTGGTGTCGTCTCGCTGGGTAGTCACTGCCGCCCACTGCTTTACTGG CAGTAAAAAGGAGCTGAGTCGGTGGAGAGTGGTGTCAGGCCGGACATACATGAGCACACTGGGAGGTTCATATGTGGACAGGATCATAGTGAATGGAAACTACGATCCAGCACAGAACGACTACGACATTGCAATGATGAGACTGAGCAGCCCAATCACAGTGGGAG AGGGCCGCAAACCAGTTTGTCTGCCCCCGAAAGCTTTTGGCCTTGCTGCTGGAGACATGATGACTGTGACAGGCTGGGGATACCTGGAGGAAGATG GTAAAGTTTCTCCCTCACTGCAAAAGGCCCAAGTCCCTCTGATAGACCGGCgtgtgtgttccagcccccaAGTCTATGGTAGCTCTGTAACGCAAAATATGATCTGTGCTGGTTTCCTGGAGGGGAAAGTGGATGCCTGTCAG GGAGACAGTGGAGGTCCTTTGGTGCACTTGTCCTCTTCTCAGTGGAGATTAATAGGAGTGGTGAGCTGGGGAGTGGGCTGTGCTCGGGAGAATAGGCCGGGGGTCTACTGCCACGTGGAACAGATGCTCAACTGGATTCGTACAGTCATCGAG AAAAACCCTTGA